From the Suncus etruscus isolate mSunEtr1 chromosome 19, mSunEtr1.pri.cur, whole genome shotgun sequence genome, one window contains:
- the TRMT12 gene encoding tRNA wybutosine-synthesizing protein 2 homolog — protein MDMDMDGEDEKSEAVAAIATERRHAEKYRAYLKQKELLDSLHRVEELPGGAVALPVLGNLGEMHLQELRERVAPGSTCMLTRIQAPLPSRKARACTPGLKLCQDLRHWLQSRGRAWSAELQADLPRTWQRHGDLLLLSEDCFQAQAWADLGLPELWDTVAAALGVQRLAKRGRVAPDGARTPTVTLLRGDHGWVQHVDNGIRYTFDVTRCMFSFGNITEKLRMASLSCAGQVLVDLYAGIGYFTLPCLVHAGAAFVHACEWNPHAEAALRRNLELNGVADRCQIHFGDNRQLELSDVADRVILGLIPSSEEGWPVACQVLRQDTGGVLHIHQNVESFPGNTPQLPGKDETEKVQPWLSSRETATNQWENGDSRDSRRKMRLAATKPEWQRWAQLAETRIAGFLQQLHGKPWRTRILHIQPVKSYAPHVDHIVLDLECRPCPLVG, from the coding sequence ATGGACATGGACATGGACGGAGAGGACGAGAAAAGCGAAGCTGTTGCTGCCATTGCGACGGAGCGTCGCCATGCTGAGAAGTACCGGGCCTATCTGAAGCAGAAGGAACTCCTGGACTCGCTGCACCGGGTGGAAGAGCTGCCCGGCGGCGCTGTGGCCTTGCCCGTGCTGGGCAACCTGGGGGAGATGCACCTGCAGGAGCTGCGGGAGCGCGTGGCCCCGGGTAGCACCTGCATGCTCACCCGAATCCAGGCGCCTCTGCCTTCCAGAAAAGCCCGGGCTTGCACCCCGGGCCTGAAGCTGTGCCAAGACTTGAGGCACTGGTTGCAAAGTCGAGGCCGGGCCTGGTCTGCAGAGCTGCAGGCCGACCTGCCCCGCACCTGGCAGAGACATGGCGACCTCTTGTTGCTCAGTGAAGACTGTTTCCAAGCCCAGGCGTGGGCAGATCTGGGGCTTCCAGAACTCTGGGACACCGTGGCCGCGGCCCTGGGCGTGCAACGCCTGGCCAAGCGAGGCCGGGTGGCCCCCGATGGCGCCCGGACACCGACGGTGACGCTACTGCGAGGCGATCACGGCTGGGTGCAGCATGTGGACAATGGCATCCGATACACGTTCGACGTGACCCGGTGCATGTTCTCGTTCGGGAACATCACGGAGAAGCTGCGCATGGCGTCGCTCTCCTGTGCGGGCCAAGTGCTGGTGGATCTCTATGCCGGCATCGGCTATTTCACCTTGCCCTGCCTGGTGCATGCTGGTGCCGCCTTCGTGCACGCCTGCGAGTGGAACCCCCATGCCGAGGCAGCGCTGAGAAGGAATCTAGAGCTCAACGGTGTAGCAGATCGGTGCCAGATTCACTTTGGGGACAACCGGCAGTTGGAGCTGTCAGACGTTGCAGACAGAGTGATCCTGGGGCTGATTCCCAGCTCTGAAGAAGGCTGGCCCGTTGCCTGCCAAGTGCTGAGACAGGACACTGGGGGCGTTTTACATATCCACCAGAATGTGGAATCTTTCCCAGGGAACACCCCCCAGCTTCCTGGAAAGGATGAAACGGAAAAGGTGCAGCCTTGGCTTTCTTCTCGGGAAACTGCCACCAACCAGTGGGAAAATGGAGACAGCAGGGattcaaggaggaaaatgaggTTGGCAGCTACCAAGCCAGAGTGGCAGAGGTGGGCACAGCTTGCGGAAACTCGCATAGCTGGATTTCTCCAGCAGCTTCATGGGAAACCGTGGAGGACTAGAATCCTACACATCCAGCCAGTGAAATCCTATGCTCCCCACGTGGATCATATAGTGCTGGATCTGGAGTGTCGACCCTGCCCGCTAGTGGGCTAG